A single Magnetovibrio sp. PR-2 DNA region contains:
- a CDS encoding YaeQ family protein, whose product MAQKATIYKVELSVADMDRHYYETHNLTVAKHPSETDERLMVRILAFALNAHEHLEFTKGISTEDEPDIWQKSLSGEHEVWVALGLPAEKIIRQSCAKANKVIVYAYGGSAAEAWWEKIKNSTTRFDNLQVTNLSKQDTTELGNLASRLMSLQVNIQDGDVMVNVDESTVNVTPVHWKTVGD is encoded by the coding sequence ATGGCGCAAAAAGCCACCATCTATAAAGTTGAACTTTCCGTTGCCGATATGGATCGTCACTATTACGAGACCCATAACCTCACCGTTGCCAAACATCCGTCCGAGACGGATGAACGCCTCATGGTGCGCATTCTCGCCTTTGCGCTGAATGCTCATGAGCATTTGGAGTTCACAAAGGGCATCTCAACGGAAGATGAGCCCGATATTTGGCAAAAAAGCCTAAGCGGTGAGCATGAGGTGTGGGTGGCTTTGGGGCTTCCTGCTGAGAAGATTATTCGCCAATCGTGCGCCAAGGCCAACAAGGTGATTGTCTATGCTTACGGCGGCAGCGCGGCTGAGGCGTGGTGGGAGAAAATCAAAAACAGCACCACCCGGTTTGACAACCTTCAGGTGACCAACCTTTCAAAGCAAGACACCACCGAACTGGGAAATCTGGCCAGCCGCTTGATGAGCCTACAGGTGAATATTCAAGACGGTGACGTGATGGTCAATGTTGACGAAAGCACCGTGAACGTGACGCCGGTTCATTGGAAAACGGTGGGTGATTGA
- a CDS encoding phosphatidylglycerophosphatase A family protein, which yields MTNSILDNSRPSLSIPGVLLATWFGSGYLPKAPGTWGSLAALPFAWAIVHFAGVWALAAASVAVFFVGIWASNVYMDKTGTHDPGAIVIDEVAGVWLVLLAAPLDPVAYFIGFVLFRFFDVLKPWPISWADKNIDGAWGVMVDDVLAGVAGLAVLYFALPYLPF from the coding sequence ATGACAAACAGTATTTTAGACAATTCCCGCCCGAGTCTCTCCATCCCCGGCGTGCTGCTGGCGACCTGGTTTGGTTCGGGGTATCTGCCCAAAGCACCCGGAACCTGGGGCTCCCTCGCCGCCTTGCCGTTTGCTTGGGCCATCGTTCATTTCGCTGGGGTTTGGGCCTTGGCTGCGGCGTCCGTGGCGGTCTTCTTTGTCGGCATTTGGGCGTCCAACGTCTATATGGACAAGACCGGAACCCATGACCCGGGTGCCATCGTCATTGATGAAGTGGCGGGTGTGTGGTTGGTGCTTCTGGCCGCGCCCCTGGACCCGGTGGCATACTTCATAGGCTTTGTTTTGTTTCGCTTTTTCGATGTCTTGAAGCCCTGGCCCATTTCCTGGGCAGACAAAAACATTGACGGGGCCTGGGGCGTGATGGTGGACGACGTGTTGGCTGGGGTGGCCGGACTAGCCGTGCTCTATTTCGCCCTGCCGTATCTGCCGTTTTAA
- a CDS encoding type II toxin-antitoxin system RatA family toxin produces the protein MPTHAETQLLPFSAQQMFDLVLDVEKYPEFLPWCVALRVKRRGESEMFADMAVGFKMLREKYSSHITWNPLPEEEGGGFHMHIKDAGGPFKFLETDWKFHPKGEDVEVDFRIDFEFSSRLLEKTMGAIFTEAAHKMMQAFVKRAEAVYS, from the coding sequence ATGCCGACGCACGCCGAAACCCAGCTTCTACCCTTCAGCGCCCAGCAGATGTTCGATCTGGTCCTGGACGTGGAAAAGTACCCGGAATTCCTACCCTGGTGCGTGGCGCTGCGCGTGAAGCGCCGCGGCGAGTCCGAAATGTTCGCCGACATGGCCGTGGGCTTCAAAATGCTGCGCGAAAAATACTCGTCCCACATCACCTGGAACCCACTGCCCGAGGAAGAGGGCGGGGGCTTTCACATGCACATCAAAGACGCCGGCGGCCCGTTTAAGTTTTTAGAGACGGATTGGAAGTTCCACCCCAAGGGCGAAGACGTGGAAGTCGATTTCCGCATCGATTTCGAATTCAGCTCCCGCCTCTTGGAAAAAACCATGGGCGCGATTTTTACGGAAGCGGCTCATAAAATGATGCAGGCTTTTGTGAAGCGGGCTGAGGCGGTTTACAGCTAA
- a CDS encoding DUF4169 family protein, with protein sequence MSDVVNLNKFRKTKARADKDKRASENRVKFGRTKAEKQAENTNQALIDKKLKGKKLGDDDQDPT encoded by the coding sequence ATGTCCGACGTCGTCAACTTAAACAAATTCCGCAAAACCAAGGCACGTGCTGACAAAGACAAGCGCGCGTCGGAGAACCGTGTGAAATTTGGACGCACCAAGGCGGAAAAACAGGCCGAAAACACCAATCAGGCGTTGATCGACAAAAAGCTCAAAGGCAAAAAGCTGGGCGACGATGACCAAGACCCCACTTGA
- the smpB gene encoding SsrA-binding protein SmpB produces MAKKKKKKGPDGTIVAQNRKARHDYFIEDTVEAGIQLMGSEVKSLRKGSGSIGESYAVDKSGEMYLTNAYIPEYAPAAKYNGHEPRRERKLLLHKREIYRLMGNIQREGYTVVPLSIYFNTRGIAKVELGLAKGKHKSDKRQSSKDRDWKRDKARLLSHKNQ; encoded by the coding sequence ATGGCCAAGAAAAAGAAGAAAAAGGGGCCTGACGGCACCATCGTCGCGCAAAACCGCAAAGCTCGTCATGACTACTTCATTGAAGACACGGTGGAAGCCGGAATTCAGCTCATGGGTTCCGAGGTGAAATCTTTGCGCAAGGGGTCCGGCTCTATCGGCGAATCATACGCGGTGGACAAGTCGGGTGAGATGTATTTGACCAACGCCTACATCCCCGAATACGCCCCCGCTGCCAAATACAACGGCCATGAGCCCCGGCGCGAACGTAAGTTGTTGTTGCACAAGCGAGAAATTTACAGGTTGATGGGTAACATCCAACGTGAAGGGTACACGGTTGTGCCGTTGAGTATCTATTTCAACACCCGTGGTATCGCAAAGGTTGAACTGGGACTCGCCAAGGGCAAACACAAATCCGATAAGCGTCAATCTTCGAAAGACCGGGACTGGAAGCGTGACAAAGCCCGTTTGTTGAGCCACAAAAACCAGTAG
- the lipA gene encoding lipoyl synthase has translation MTTAEKPKYRHPEKRNNPDNPSPRKPKWIRVKAPTSKEYGETKRLMREKNLHTVCEEAACPNIGECWSAKHATVMILGDTCTRACAFCNVATGKPNPVDPMEPENTGISAREMGLRHMVITSVDRDDLDDGGANQFAQSILKVREHSPDTTVEVLTPDFRHKDGALEIVIEAKPDVFNHNLETVPGLYQGIRPGARYYHSLRILDRAKEIDPGIFTKSGLMVGLGETREEVLQVMDDMRSANLDFLTIGQYLQPTPKHAAIERFVTPEEFEEYKTIGLSKGFLHVASTPLTRSSYHADKDFAQLKAARNAQLAKQKAGA, from the coding sequence ATGACGACTGCAGAAAAACCCAAATACCGCCACCCGGAAAAGCGCAACAATCCGGACAATCCGAGCCCGCGCAAGCCCAAGTGGATCCGCGTGAAGGCTCCGACGTCCAAAGAATACGGCGAAACCAAGCGCCTGATGCGCGAAAAGAACCTGCACACCGTGTGTGAAGAGGCCGCGTGCCCCAACATCGGCGAATGCTGGTCGGCCAAGCATGCCACCGTGATGATCCTGGGCGACACCTGCACCCGCGCTTGTGCCTTTTGCAACGTGGCCACGGGCAAACCCAACCCGGTTGACCCCATGGAGCCCGAAAACACCGGCATCTCGGCCCGCGAAATGGGTTTGCGTCACATGGTCATCACATCCGTGGACCGCGACGACTTGGACGATGGCGGAGCCAACCAGTTTGCCCAGTCAATCTTGAAGGTGCGTGAACACTCGCCCGACACCACGGTCGAGGTTCTCACCCCCGATTTCCGCCACAAAGACGGCGCGTTGGAAATCGTCATCGAAGCCAAGCCCGACGTGTTCAACCACAACTTGGAAACCGTGCCGGGCCTGTACCAAGGCATCCGCCCGGGGGCTCGGTACTACCACTCGCTGCGCATCTTGGACCGGGCGAAGGAAATTGACCCGGGCATCTTCACCAAATCCGGCCTGATGGTGGGTTTGGGCGAGACCCGGGAAGAGGTTTTGCAGGTCATGGACGACATGCGTTCGGCCAATCTCGACTTCCTCACCATCGGCCAATATTTGCAGCCGACCCCGAAACACGCGGCGATTGAGCGCTTCGTGACGCCGGAAGAGTTTGAGGAATACAAGACCATCGGCCTGTCCAAAGGTTTCTTGCACGTGGCGTCCACGCCGCTGACGCGGTCGAGCTATCACGCGGACAAAGATTTCGCCCAGTTGAAAGCGGCGCGCAACGCACAACTTGCCAAACAAAAGGCAGGCGCATAA
- a CDS encoding bactofilin family protein, with amino-acid sequence MFSKNKNPPKPAQQQRSVPSIISVDLKVVGDLASTGEIQVDGEVHGDIATKVLLVGETAHIKGEIRAETVQVHGRVDGQIKATNVNLAKSAHVVGDILHENLSIKEGAFLEGHMTHMSEKPKVPEAPKPEAEKDGKPGEDRVNLVVKTGSKPDAKPGQVKPAAKQAKAAS; translated from the coding sequence ATGTTTTCAAAGAATAAAAATCCCCCCAAGCCCGCTCAGCAACAGCGTTCTGTACCCTCCATCATCAGTGTCGATTTGAAAGTCGTGGGCGATTTGGCGTCTACGGGTGAAATCCAGGTCGATGGCGAAGTCCACGGCGACATCGCCACCAAAGTTCTGTTGGTCGGTGAAACGGCACACATCAAAGGCGAAATTCGCGCCGAAACCGTTCAGGTTCACGGGCGCGTTGACGGCCAAATCAAAGCCACCAACGTCAACTTGGCCAAATCCGCCCATGTTGTGGGTGACATCCTGCACGAAAACCTGTCCATCAAAGAGGGCGCGTTCTTGGAAGGTCACATGACCCACATGAGCGAAAAACCCAAGGTTCCGGAAGCGCCGAAACCCGAAGCCGAAAAAGACGGCAAACCGGGCGAAGACCGCGTGAACTTGGTGGTCAAAACCGGCAGCAAGCCAGACGCGAAACCGGGCCAGGTCAAACCCGCAGCAAAGCAGGCCAAAGCGGCCAGCTAA
- a CDS encoding CinA family protein, with translation MYPEILYVMVEDLFDACTEQNLKLALAESCTGGLIAGCVTAVAGSSDILDRGFVTYSNAAKAEMLCVDEDLIETHGAVSEKVAIAMAEGALMNSEAGITLSVTGIAGPGGGTDDKPVGLVHMAVAREGQATHHQRHVFKGDRERVRIQTVESGLKLLLMNA, from the coding sequence ATGTATCCGGAAATCCTCTATGTCATGGTCGAAGACCTGTTTGACGCGTGCACAGAGCAAAACCTCAAGCTCGCTTTGGCCGAGTCCTGCACAGGCGGGCTCATTGCGGGCTGTGTGACGGCGGTTGCGGGCTCTTCCGATATCTTGGACCGGGGGTTTGTCACCTACTCCAACGCCGCCAAGGCCGAAATGCTGTGCGTGGACGAAGACTTGATCGAAACACATGGTGCGGTCAGCGAAAAGGTCGCCATTGCCATGGCCGAAGGCGCGTTGATGAACTCCGAAGCAGGCATCACCCTGTCGGTCACCGGCATCGCCGGCCCCGGTGGCGGCACGGACGACAAACCCGTGGGCCTAGTGCACATGGCGGTGGCCCGCGAAGGCCAAGCCACGCACCACCAACGCCATGTGTTCAAGGGTGACCGCGAACGGGTGCGCATCCAGACAGTGGAAAGTGGATTGAAGTTGTTGTTGATGAACGCTTAA
- a CDS encoding lytic transglycosylase domain-containing protein — MNGHPVHVSTLLKSAARRLIPAYFAAVVLLALFVASPATAKELSTSDIKNATAVFKAIDKNRFKDALKLTRRIKSQDLVRVLVWKYLTARNTPADYNDIKPFLKKHPGWPYRKAMLKRAEETMPSKLKPSQILAWFDEYGGPVSTMGRVRKAQADFTMGRKKAANLEFRKIWIEGNFTKRQEKNYYRKHKKLITKKDQIARLERLIWEERYWPARRQLWKVGKKMRKLAIARIWLMRQEGNVDKAISELKKAAPELIDHPGLIYERMRWRRRKGRTEKAAELLPKANGDPMRPDKWWKERAIMARTFLQKDKFKRAYAITSDHGLSPKDAAEYSDAEWISGWIALRFLNQPSKAYKHFQNMLGAVSYPVSVARGSYWSGRASEALGQKSEAKRWLGQAAGYPTTYYGQLARAKLGRSVTAEIPLPQPTAAEKKAFRAHVLTSVVDLLGEMGGEERMKPFLLALSNYHDTPGWKRLAADFAHKSGRPDVAIRIAKNSEQAGMALGKLGYPMLTPPTPKKGKKPETPLVLAVIRQESQFFTKAKSHAGARGLMQVMPATAKKVAKTNRLPYSRAKLQKDANYNMMIGQMYLSDMVEQFDSYPMALAAYNAGPHRVKRWVRNFGDPRKTDTDVIDWVEMIPYKETRNYVQRVLENLGVYRAQLGAKRVAER, encoded by the coding sequence ATGAACGGACACCCCGTGCACGTCTCTACGCTGCTCAAGTCTGCTGCCCGGCGCCTCATCCCAGCCTATTTTGCGGCTGTGGTTTTGCTTGCCCTTTTTGTGGCCTCCCCAGCCACGGCCAAAGAGCTGTCCACCTCGGACATCAAAAACGCCACGGCGGTGTTTAAGGCCATCGATAAGAACCGCTTCAAGGACGCGCTGAAACTCACCCGCCGGATCAAAAGCCAGGACTTGGTGCGCGTGCTGGTGTGGAAGTATTTAACCGCGCGCAACACGCCAGCGGATTACAACGACATCAAACCGTTCTTGAAAAAGCATCCCGGCTGGCCCTATCGCAAAGCCATGCTCAAACGCGCCGAAGAAACCATGCCGTCCAAGCTCAAACCGTCCCAAATCCTCGCTTGGTTCGATGAATACGGCGGTCCGGTATCTACTATGGGGCGGGTCAGGAAGGCTCAGGCCGACTTCACAATGGGCCGAAAAAAGGCGGCAAACCTAGAGTTTCGCAAGATTTGGATCGAAGGCAACTTCACCAAACGCCAAGAAAAGAACTACTACCGCAAACACAAGAAACTGATCACCAAAAAAGACCAAATCGCCCGGCTTGAGCGCTTGATTTGGGAAGAACGCTATTGGCCTGCGCGTCGCCAACTGTGGAAAGTCGGCAAAAAAATGCGCAAGCTCGCCATTGCGCGCATTTGGCTGATGCGCCAAGAAGGCAATGTCGACAAGGCGATTTCCGAACTCAAAAAAGCCGCACCGGAGCTCATCGACCACCCCGGCCTGATCTACGAGCGCATGCGCTGGCGCCGGCGCAAGGGCCGCACGGAAAAGGCCGCCGAACTGCTGCCCAAGGCCAACGGCGATCCCATGCGCCCCGACAAGTGGTGGAAGGAACGCGCCATCATGGCGCGGACCTTCTTGCAAAAGGACAAGTTCAAGCGCGCTTACGCCATCACGTCTGACCACGGCCTCTCGCCTAAGGATGCAGCTGAATATTCCGATGCTGAGTGGATTTCGGGCTGGATTGCGCTGAGATTCCTCAACCAGCCCAGCAAAGCCTATAAACACTTTCAAAACATGTTGGGCGCAGTGAGCTACCCTGTCAGTGTGGCGCGCGGCTCCTACTGGTCCGGGCGCGCATCCGAAGCGCTCGGCCAAAAGAGTGAGGCCAAACGCTGGCTGGGACAGGCTGCGGGCTATCCCACCACCTACTACGGCCAGTTAGCGCGGGCCAAGCTGGGCCGCTCCGTCACCGCTGAAATCCCCCTACCCCAACCCACAGCCGCCGAGAAGAAGGCCTTCAGAGCCCACGTGCTCACCAGCGTCGTGGATTTGTTGGGCGAAATGGGGGGGGAAGAGCGCATGAAGCCGTTTTTGCTGGCGCTTTCGAACTATCACGACACCCCCGGCTGGAAGCGCTTGGCGGCAGATTTTGCGCACAAAAGCGGACGGCCCGACGTCGCCATCCGCATTGCCAAGAACTCCGAACAAGCCGGTATGGCGCTGGGCAAGCTCGGCTACCCCATGCTGACCCCGCCAACGCCTAAAAAAGGCAAAAAGCCAGAAACACCCTTGGTTTTGGCGGTCATTCGCCAAGAAAGCCAGTTTTTCACCAAGGCCAAAAGCCACGCGGGTGCTCGTGGTCTCATGCAGGTGATGCCTGCGACGGCCAAAAAAGTCGCCAAGACCAACCGCCTGCCCTATTCGCGCGCCAAGCTGCAAAAGGACGCCAACTACAACATGATGATCGGGCAGATGTACCTGTCCGACATGGTTGAGCAGTTCGACAGCTACCCCATGGCGCTCGCCGCCTACAACGCAGGCCCCCACCGGGTCAAACGCTGGGTGCGCAATTTCGGCGATCCACGCAAGACAGACACAGACGTCATCGACTGGGTCGAAATGATCCCCTACAAGGAAACTCGCAACTATGTGCAGCGGGTGCTGGAGAACTTAGGCGTTTATCGGGCGCAGTTGGGCGCTAAGCGAGTGGCGGAGCGATAA
- a CDS encoding DUF4170 domain-containing protein: MSTPENKQLLHLVFGGRVKDPQGVEFEDLNNIDVVGIYPSNAQALDAWRAKSHANVDDANVKYVLVHLHRMLEDPEHEDE, encoded by the coding sequence ATGAGTACCCCTGAAAACAAACAGCTTTTGCATCTGGTATTTGGCGGTCGTGTCAAAGACCCCCAAGGTGTCGAATTCGAAGATTTGAACAACATCGATGTCGTCGGCATCTACCCGTCCAATGCCCAAGCCTTGGACGCGTGGCGTGCGAAATCTCACGCCAACGTAGACGATGCCAACGTGAAGTACGTCCTGGTGCATCTACACCGCATGCTGGAAGACCCCGAACACGAAGACGAATAG
- a CDS encoding response regulator: MARILIIDDDQDILDFVSSCLEDTHTVTTAANGEEGMVACEKSVFDLIITDIFMPYRDGLDIICEVRVLYPDIKIIAMTAYVGEGVTDYLKAAELIGAHYKLEKPLSVENVLEAVNDILKD; encoded by the coding sequence TTGGCCCGAATTCTCATTATTGATGATGATCAGGATATCTTAGACTTTGTGTCTTCGTGTCTTGAAGACACTCACACCGTGACAACGGCTGCCAATGGTGAAGAAGGCATGGTCGCGTGTGAAAAGTCTGTGTTCGATTTGATCATCACCGATATTTTCATGCCGTACCGGGACGGTCTGGACATTATCTGCGAAGTTCGGGTGCTTTACCCCGATATCAAAATCATCGCCATGACCGCCTATGTGGGTGAGGGCGTGACGGATTACTTGAAAGCTGCGGAACTGATTGGCGCGCACTACAAGCTGGAAAAGCCGTTGAGCGTTGAAAACGTGCTCGAAGCTGTCAACGACATCCTCAAAGATTAA
- the thrH gene encoding bifunctional phosphoserine phosphatase/homoserine phosphotransferase ThrH gives MRVICLDMEGVLVPEIWLGVAAKTGIEELKLTTRDIKDYDELMRHRLKVLDEHGIKMDVIESVIGDLGPMDGAKDFLDELRKHAQVIILSDTFYGFAKPLMEQLNWPTLFCHYLDVADDGHISGYRLRTTDHKTKSVNKLKELNFVTAAMGDSYNDTGMIQAADVAAFFRSPQNVLDDFPDYPHFTDYGEAAEYLLTTEPKG, from the coding sequence ATGCGCGTTATTTGTTTAGATATGGAAGGCGTCTTGGTCCCCGAAATTTGGTTGGGCGTCGCCGCAAAAACCGGGATTGAGGAGCTGAAGCTCACCACCCGCGACATCAAAGATTACGACGAGCTGATGCGCCATCGCCTCAAGGTCTTAGACGAACACGGCATCAAGATGGACGTGATCGAAAGCGTCATCGGTGATTTGGGCCCCATGGACGGCGCCAAGGACTTCTTGGACGAGCTGCGCAAACACGCCCAGGTCATCATTTTGTCAGACACGTTCTACGGTTTCGCCAAGCCGCTGATGGAACAGCTCAACTGGCCGACCTTGTTCTGCCATTATCTGGACGTCGCCGACGACGGACACATTTCGGGCTATCGTTTGCGCACCACGGACCACAAAACCAAGTCCGTGAATAAGTTGAAAGAACTCAACTTTGTCACCGCCGCCATGGGCGACAGCTACAACGATACAGGCATGATCCAAGCCGCAGACGTTGCCGCGTTCTTCCGCAGCCCGCAAAACGTGCTGGACGACTTCCCGGATTACCCCCACTTCACCGACTACGGCGAGGCGGCGGAGTATCTGTTGACAACAGAGCCTAAAGGTTAG
- the dapA gene encoding 4-hydroxy-tetrahydrodipicolinate synthase: protein MYQGSFVALITPFQDGVVDEKAYQSFVDWQVKEGTNGLVPCGTTGESPTLTHEEHKRVTELCIEVNAGRVPVMAGAGSNSTAEAIDLAVHAEKAGADSVLVVTPYYNKPTQEGLYQHFKAVNDAVGIPVIVYNIPGRSVVDISLDTFKRLAELPNIAGVKDATGDVARPVVYARELPDDFCLLSGEDATAIPFLAAGGHGCISVTGNIAPKLCAEQHAAWNAGDVKTAMDIQQRLIRTHGAMFCESSPGPVKHAAELMGLCAAEMRLPLVEIGDSSKIQVESAIRELGLID, encoded by the coding sequence ATGTATCAGGGTTCTTTCGTCGCTCTCATCACCCCGTTCCAAGACGGTGTTGTGGATGAAAAAGCTTACCAATCGTTTGTTGATTGGCAAGTCAAAGAGGGCACCAACGGCTTGGTTCCGTGTGGCACAACCGGCGAATCGCCGACGTTGACCCACGAAGAGCACAAGCGCGTGACGGAACTGTGCATCGAAGTGAACGCAGGCCGCGTGCCGGTGATGGCGGGGGCGGGCTCCAACTCCACCGCCGAAGCCATCGATTTGGCCGTGCACGCCGAAAAAGCGGGCGCAGATTCGGTCCTGGTGGTGACGCCGTACTACAACAAACCGACCCAAGAAGGCCTCTATCAGCATTTCAAAGCTGTGAACGATGCGGTGGGCATTCCCGTCATCGTCTACAACATTCCGGGGCGCTCCGTAGTCGATATCTCTTTGGACACCTTCAAAAGGTTGGCCGAGCTGCCCAACATCGCGGGCGTCAAAGACGCCACGGGCGACGTTGCACGCCCGGTTGTGTATGCCCGTGAGCTGCCGGACGATTTCTGTCTGCTGTCGGGCGAAGACGCCACGGCCATTCCATTTTTGGCCGCAGGCGGTCACGGCTGCATTTCGGTGACCGGCAACATCGCGCCGAAACTGTGCGCCGAACAGCACGCGGCTTGGAACGCAGGCGACGTCAAAACCGCCATGGACATCCAACAGCGCCTGATTCGCACGCACGGGGCCATGTTCTGCGAAAGCAGCCCCGGCCCGGTGAAGCATGCGGCTGAACTGATGGGCCTGTGCGCGGCGGAAATGCGTTTGCCGTTGGTGGAAATCGGCGACAGCTCCAAAATCCAGGTGGAATCAGCCATCCGGGAACTGGGCCTGATTGACTAA
- a CDS encoding peptidoglycan DD-metalloendopeptidase family protein, which yields MAAEKRQDGVQKDRLPVVKEVLEWGNERLRVLFPFKQFLYRSQGQTKCLNLTPRIQGGVASVMLACGGWVAYTSGSMMLHEMELAAKDAQIAEVRVAYRSLMGEVADYQKRFSGVVQNLEENHAMMLELATQNSQLHKDLKTLNKSRKARAEIEASRVAMTKRLGSVESQMQSLAERNFSIKNSMSTMEGELQDALTQRNTALMESTQMRRDIKVLENKLVSLDEQENETVDRLAGQAEVIISSMENLIETAGLDVEDLMSGDDDLVAGQGGPFIAAQSDGRPAGRLKSKLQNLENRLAYSDSLQTVVKKIPFAVPLHGYYTTSKFGKRRDPKNRKWSMHYGVDFGSSPKAPIYVTAPGKVTYAGWKGSFGKLIEVDHGAGIRTRYGHLNKINVKKGQIINFGDKIGVIGNTGRSTGKHLHYEVLFRDKAIDPMKLIKAGRYVFKE from the coding sequence ATGGCTGCTGAAAAGCGTCAAGATGGGGTCCAAAAGGACAGGTTACCCGTGGTGAAAGAGGTCTTGGAATGGGGAAATGAGCGCCTGCGCGTTCTGTTCCCGTTCAAGCAATTCCTCTATCGTTCCCAAGGGCAGACCAAATGTCTGAACCTAACGCCGCGCATTCAAGGGGGTGTGGCGTCCGTCATGCTCGCGTGCGGCGGTTGGGTGGCGTACACGTCGGGCTCCATGATGCTTCACGAAATGGAACTGGCGGCCAAGGACGCGCAAATCGCGGAAGTCCGGGTGGCGTACCGCTCGTTGATGGGCGAGGTCGCGGATTATCAAAAACGGTTCTCCGGCGTGGTCCAAAACTTAGAAGAAAACCACGCCATGATGCTGGAGCTGGCGACCCAGAACTCCCAGCTGCACAAAGATCTCAAAACCCTCAACAAATCGCGCAAGGCACGCGCCGAAATCGAAGCCTCCCGCGTCGCCATGACCAAGCGTTTGGGCTCCGTCGAAAGCCAGATGCAGTCCTTGGCTGAGCGTAATTTCTCCATCAAAAACTCCATGAGCACCATGGAAGGCGAGCTGCAAGACGCGCTGACCCAACGCAACACAGCGCTGATGGAAAGCACGCAAATGCGTCGTGACATCAAGGTGTTGGAAAACAAACTTGTCAGTTTGGATGAACAAGAGAATGAAACCGTCGACCGCTTGGCTGGTCAAGCCGAGGTGATTATCAGCTCCATGGAAAACCTGATCGAAACGGCAGGATTGGACGTGGAAGATTTGATGTCGGGTGACGACGACTTGGTCGCGGGTCAAGGTGGCCCGTTCATCGCCGCACAAAGCGACGGACGTCCGGCCGGACGCTTGAAATCCAAGCTGCAAAACCTGGAAAATCGCTTGGCGTATTCCGACAGTTTGCAAACGGTGGTCAAAAAGATCCCCTTCGCGGTGCCGCTTCACGGCTATTACACAACGTCGAAGTTTGGCAAACGCCGCGATCCGAAAAACCGCAAGTGGTCGATGCATTACGGCGTGGACTTCGGCTCTTCACCCAAGGCTCCGATCTATGTTACGGCACCGGGTAAAGTCACATATGCGGGCTGGAAAGGCAGTTTCGGCAAGTTGATCGAGGTTGATCACGGCGCCGGTATCCGGACCCGGTACGGTCATCTCAATAAAATTAATGTTAAAAAAGGACAAATCATTAATTTTGGCGATAAGATAGGCGTGATCGGTAACACGGGCCGGAGCACGGGCAAGCACTTGCACTATGAAGTTCTGTTCCGTGACAAGGCCATCGATCCTATGAAGCTCATCAAGGCAGGTCGTTATGTTTTCAAAGAATAA